A window of Candidatus Nitrospira allomarina genomic DNA:
TTGATCGATCTCAATGGACCAGGCTTCAATTCCTCCAATCAGATTTTTAACATTCGAGAATCCCTGTTGCAAAAGAAATCCCACGGCATCCGCACTCCGCATTCCTTTATGACAATACGCGACAATCTCAGCGCTTGGGTCCAATTGTTTCAGAGAATGGGGAACTTGGCCAAGAGGAATCAGCACTGATCCCTCTATTTTTGCCAGAGAGTATTCGTGGGGTTCTCGGACATCCAACAAAAAAATTTTATCGCCTTTATCCATGCGAGCTTTTAATTCGCTGACAGTGATAGTGTAACTCATATTTGAAAGCCTCCTTACGTTCCTGAGGTATCTCTGTATAGACAAATGATCATAGCGGCTGAATTTTCAGGGTGTCAATTTTTTCTTTGCGAGAGCGGGAGGGAGCAGCAACATGCCGGACCAGGCGGTCGTCTCGATTGAACAGATTTCACAATTTGAAGGCCAGGACATTACCATCAAGGGATGGATCCGTAACCGACGCTCGAGCGGTAAATTAAGCTTTTTGACAGTGCGTGATGGCACGGGAGATCTCCAGGCTATTTTAAGCAAAGGTGAAGTTGGTGACGACCAATTTTCTTTGTGTAGTCAGTTAACCCAGGAGTCTTCTGTGATTCTGACTGGAAAACCTCGAAGGGATGCTCGAGCGCCAGGTGGATTCGAGCTTGATGTATCCAAATTGGCAGTGATGCACATCGCAGAACCCTTTCCCATCCAACCGAAAGACCATGGAGTTGGTTTCCTGATGGAATATCGGCATCTTTGGTTGCGGTCGCGACGCCAGCACGCCATTTTACGGATTCGCCATGAAATAATTCGGACGTGTCGGAATTTTTTTGATGATCGAGGTTTTACCTTAATTGATACGCCGATTTTTACGCCAAACGCCTGCGAGGGCACCACGACCTTATTTCAAACTCAATATTTTGACCAGGTAGCCTATTTAGCCCAAAGTGGTCAATTGTATGGAGAAGCGGCTGCAACGGCTTTTGGGAAAATATACTGCTTTGGTCCAACCTTTCGAGCGGAAAAATCAAAAACCAGACGTCATTTGATGGAGTTTTGGATGGTTGAACCGGAAATGGCCTTTGCCGACCTACCGGATGCCATGCAACTGGCAGAGGAATTGGTTTCAACGGTTATTCAGCGAGTGGTAGAATCTCGTCGACCTGAACTGGAAATCTTAGAGCGGGATATTCCTAAATTAGAAGCCATGGCCAAACCGTTTCCGCGAATAACCTATGAAGAGGCCCTGACGCGTCTTCAACAAAAGGGGGTCGCTATTCAATTCGGCGATGATTTCGGAGCCGATGACGAAACATCTTTGGCGCAAGAATTTGATCGTCCGGTGATTGTTCATCGATATCCGGCCGCCGCCAAAGCATTTTATATGGCGAAAGATCCAGAGAGGCCAGACTTGGCGTTATGTATGGATATGCTCGCGCCGGAGGGATATGGAGAAATTATTGGAGGAGGCCAACGAATCCATGATTTGGATGAATTGCTGACGCAAATTAAAGCTCACGACCTTCCTGAGGAGGCCTTTAAGTGGTATGTGGATTTGCGACGATACGGAACGGTTCCTCATGCTGGTTTTGGTATGGGAATTGAGCGAGTCGTTGCCTGGATTTGTGGATTGGACCACGTTCGAGAAACGATTCCATTCCCCAGGATGCTCTATACGTTGTATCCTTGAGATATTAATTGGGAAATGCCTTGAGGTTTACAAATAATATGGCCATGGCTCCTAAAATTCCTATTCCCTAGCTCCTACCTTCTTACAACATTTTCTGAGTGCTTGACATCATAGGCGAGGGTTGTATACTTCCAGATGTGGGAGGAAGTGGGATGATTTCCACATATATTGTAAAAATGAAACAAGCTGTGCATGAATGATGTTCATATACCGGTACTCGTAGAGGAAATCTGTTTTTGGCTTAATCCGCTTCCTGGTGGAGTCTACGTTGATTGTACTGTGGGAATTGGTGGAACGTCGCTGAAGATACTGGAAAAAACCGGAAAAAATGCTCATATTATTGGTTTGGACCGTGATTATCAGGCCATTGCTCTTGCGAAGAAGACATTAAGTGAATATGAATCGTCTGTAAATATACTACATGGGAATTTCTCCCACATTCGAGATTTTGTTCAGGAGTCCGGCTATGAAAAGGTTGACGGGGTTGTGTTTGATTTAGGGGTGTCCTCGTTGCAGTTGGACCAGGCAGAGCGTGGATTTAGTTTTTCCCTGAGTGGGCCATTGGATATGCGAATGGATCAAACCCAGAAAGTAACAGCAGCTGATCTGGTGAATCATCTTCCGGAAAAAGAGTTAGCGGATGTCATCTTTACCTACGGTGAAGAACGGTATTCCCGTCGAATTGCACGCGCAATCGTGCAGGCCAGAGGCGCCGGTCTTATTCTAACCACGCAGGCCTTGGTGTCTGTCCTGGAGGGTGCGCTTCCTTTTGCCTACAAAAAGGGGCGCTTACATTTTGCGACCAGGACCTTTCAGGCGCTTCGGATACGCGTGAATCGTGAATTGGACTTGCTCGAGCCGGCTCTCCGGGATGCCATTGACCTGTTGAAGGATGGCGGAAGGGTGTGTGTCGTCGCATTTCACTCATTAGAAGATCGTATTGTAAAGCAGACGTTTCGTTCTCTGGCGCAGAGAGAGCATCCAAAAGTTGCATTGCTGGTCAAGAAGCCTGTGAATCCGAGTGTGTCGGAAATACAACAAAATACTCGTGCTAGAAGCGCTAAGTTGCGTGTGGCCGAGCGCCTTCCGGAAGGAGAGACCCTATGAGGAAAAACGTGTTCCTTGGCGTCATGATTCTATTGGGAGTGTGGTGCCTGCTTTATGTTGGGGTCAAGATAGACATGTGGCGACTGGGGTATGCCATTGAAGAGTTAGAAACTCAGCGTGCGGTATTCAAAAAACAGCAAGAAGGCTTGCAGGTTCGGCTGTCGCAGTTAACGGATCCGCAGCGAGTTGCCCAACGGGCGCAAAGTCAATTGGGACTCACCGTGGCTCAGGAAGGACAGATCGTTATGGTCTCGGTGGATACGTTACCCCAGTCTGAATCGGATGGCTATTTTCCTGTGCGTTTGGTCCGTGAATTTGGCAATACCGTCGTGAGCCTTCCGTGAAAACGCCATCTCAGGACATTCATCCCGTCTGTCGAATACGAAGTGGCATTGTCTGCTTGGGCCTCCTTTGCGGGTTTGTGCTTATTGGTTGCCGACTGTTTTACCTACAGGTCCTCCAAGCGGACGTTGGAGCTCATCAGGCACAACAGCAACACGAAAAGACTGTGATCGTTCAGCCGGATCGAGGGGTCATTGTTGATCGACAAGGTCATCCACTGGCTCTCAATGTGGAAGTGTCCTCATTGTATGTGAGGCCGCCGTCCTTGAATGATCCACAACGGGTTGCCCGATCCTTAGCGCCGGTCTTACAAATGCCGGTCAAGGAATTACGCGATTTGTTCACACGAAATCAGCCATACGTGTGGGTTAAACGCAATATTCCGGAACCGGTCGTCAAGAAAGTGGAGGCATTGAATATATCCGGACTGGGATTGACCAAAGAACCGCATCGTTTTTATCCCAAGGGAGAATTGGTTTCTCATCTCGTGGGGTTTGCAGGAATTGATAGCCAAGGATTAGAAGGGGTGGAACTGCAATATGAGTCCTATCTAAGGGGTGAAAAAAACCTGGTGAAATATCAAAGGGACGCTTTGGGCAGAAAGCTTGCCTCACCCCCGAGTCATGATTCTATACCCTTGTCGACCGGGTATCATCTCACTTTGACCATAGATGAGGTTGTCCAATTCATTGCGGAGGCGGAGTTGGCTCAAGCCTTGAAGCAAAGCGGCGCGAAATCTGGAAGCATTGTGATCATGGATCCCTTAACCGGAGCGATTCTGGCGTGGGCACTGCATCCGACCTTTGACCCTAATCACTTAGGGCAGTTTTCCACTCAGGATTGGCGAAATCGACTGGTGACGGATCCCTATGAGCCGGGGTCAACGTTGAAAATTGTGGTGGCAGCGGCGGCGCTTGAAGAGCAGGTGATGTCTCCAGACACGTTAATTTATGGGGGTGATGGAAAAATGTCGGTGGCAGGGACCATTGTTCATGATCCTGCAAAAACCAGCTGGATGACGTTTTCCGAAGCGGTGGCGCAATCGAGTAATGTGGGTGCGATCAAAGTCGCCATGGAATTAGGGCAAGACCGGGTTTTTCAATATTTAAAAGCGTTTGGGTTTGGAGAAAAAACCGAAATTGATCTTCCGGGAGAGTCCTCAGGGATACTCCGAGAGCCCAATAAATGGAGTGGTCGAAGCCTTTCTTCCATTGCCATGGGTCAGGAAATCGCCGTCACCCCGATTCAAATGGTCACAGCCATGTCAGTGGTGGCCAATGGTGGTTGGCTAATGACGCCTTACGTCGTCTCTTCGATCCTGGATTCAGACGGACAGGCTGTCTTGACCAAAGATCCGCAACCCAAACGGCGACCCATTTCGCTTGAGACCACCGACACGTTAACTAGTATTCTCGAACTGGCCGTAGAGGCAGGAACAGGCAAGCGTGCCAGGCTTGCCGGATATCGTGCTGCGGGAAAGACGGGGACGGCTCAAAAAATTGACCCGAAAACCGGGTCATACTCTTCTTCACAAGTGATTGCCTCGTTTGTCGGATTTGCACCAGTCGAACGCCCGCGTCTTGCCATGTTAGTCGTCATTGATGAGCCGGCGATTGGGAACTGGGGTGGGGAAATTGCCGCTCCGGTCTTTCGAAAGGTCGCAGAGCGCGTCTTGCCCCATTTGGGAGTGTTGCCAGGTAAATCCGCAGTTATTCGGACGGCTGCGGCCAATTCGCCAATTTCTTCACCGCAGCCCATTGTGCAGTAATCTGTGACGCTTCAAGAGCTTCTTGCCTCACTGGATACGGTGGTAAGTGAAGGGGATCTTCAGGCTGAGGTTGTGTCCGTTACCGAGGACTCCCGACAAGTGAAGCCTGGTTCAGTATTTGTGGCCATCAAGGGGGAGCACTATGATGGACATCAGTTTGTGAGACTGGCTCAAAAGCAAGGGGCAGTCGGTGTGGTGGTGGAGGAGGGGTTTGAGACACAAAATCCACCATTAGCAGGAGACTCGTCTGCGCTCATTCGAGTGACAAATTCCCGGAAGGCTTTGGGGTTGTTGGCGGCAAAACTTTCGGGTATGCCCTCTGTCCACCTGCACATGGTAGGGGTCACGGGGACGAATGGCAAAACCACGGTGACGCATTTAGCCAAATCCCTGCTGGAAGCTCAAGGACATCATGTGGGGCTGTTGGGGACCGTAGGCTATGTGTTCGGGACAGAGCGACGTGTGGCGTCACATACCACCCCGGCTCCTGTCGAACTACAGAACATGTTGAGCGCCATGGTCAATGCCGGAATGGATGTCGCGGTCATGGAGGTCTCTTCCCATGCGTTGGCCTTAGATCGGATAGCCGGCTGTGAATTCGACATCGTCGTGTTTACCAATCTGACGCAAGACCATTTAGATTTTCATCACACGTTGGATGCCTATTTTCAGGCGAAACTCCGTTTATTTACCGAATGCGTCGATAGCGGTCAGAAGACCCGCCCCAAACGAGCCCTCGTCAATGCGGATGATGAACGGGCTTCCCTGATTCTTCAACATTGTTCCATTCCGACCTGGACCTATGGGCTTCATTCCCACGCAGACATCAGAGCCGAATCCGTCCGCCTTTCTATGAGAGGAACGGAATTTCTGGTGCACAGTCCCAAGGGCCTGTTGACAATCAACAGCCAGTTGGTGGGAGAACATAATGTGTCGAATATGCTGGCTGCAATCGGAATTGGCCTGGAAATGGGCATGACGGTTCGGATGATTGAACAAGCCCTGCAGGCAGTGGCCAATGTACCCGGACGGTTTGAACGCATCAATGAAGGCCAACCATTTACGGTCGTCGTGGATTATGCGCATACAGAAGATGCGCTGTATCGGTTACTTCGAGCGGCGCAGGCCATTACAAAAGGAAGAATCATTACCCTGTTTGGCTGTGGGGGCGACCGCGATCCAGGAAAACGGCCCAAGATGGGGCAGGTTGCGGCACGCCATAGCGATGTGGTGATTGTCACGTCCGATAATCCACGAACGGAAAATCCCGCAACAATTCTGACTCAAATCGAACAGGGCATTCAATCCCTGCTTCCGGACGAGCGGTGTCCCTATCGGATCATTACCGATCGCGCCGAAGCCATTCATGCCGCGGTTTCAGAAGCCAAGGATGGAGATCTGTTGTTGATTGCGGGGAAGGGGCATGAAGACTACCAAATTCTCGGCACTCAAAAAATCCATTTTGATGATCGCGAAGAAGCCAGGAAGGCCATCCGGCGACAGATGGGTTCCCGGTAGCGCTGACGATTTAAGATGGCATCTTTTGAGATCAACGAAGTGCTCGATGCGACAGGGGGCAGGTTGCTCCTACAGGGCCCACAGAAAGGGAGAATGCTTCGAGTGCAAACAGATTCGCGGGAGATTAAATCCGGTGATTTGTTTCTGGCCTTGAAAGGGGAGAAATTCGATGGCCATGAATTTGTGAAAACGGCCTGCAAGCTGGGAGCCCGAGGTGTGGTGGTTGAGGAGGAGCAGGCCCGGAAGATGTTGATGCAAGTACGTCAGGCTGGCCCAGGTCCTGTCATGGTGGTGGCGGTAAACAATACCCTGCGAGCGTACCAGGACTTAGCCAGGTTCCATCGATTGCGCTTTTCAATCCCGGTGGTGGCCATTACCGGCAGCAATGGAAAAACGACGACAAAGGAAATGGTGTATCAGGTGCTGGCGACTCGCTGGCGTGTCCATAAAACGCAAGGGAATTTTAATAATGCCATAGGTGTACCCAGGACGCTCCTGGGTCTTCACTCCGGACACCAGGCTGCCGTCATTGAAATGGGGGTGGATCAAGTGGGGCAGACGACTCAATTGTGTGACATGACCAGGCCTACGGCAGGGGTGATCACCAATGTCGGCCCCGACCATTTGGAATTTTACGGCACAATGGCCAGGTCGGCCACATCGAAAGCTGAACTATTGGATTGGCTTCCTCGAACTGATGGTGCGGCAATTCTGAATGCCGACGACCGATTTTTTAAAATGTTTTCCCGGAAAGCGAAATGTCCGGTGATCTCATTCGGGATGTCGGCTCAGGCGGATGTTCGGGCGGCCGGCTTGGAGTGGAACGGACGGAGAACGGAATTTCGCCTGTTCTTACCGCATCGAAAATTGGCCAAACGAGCCAGCGTGCGAATCATGGGCCCGCACAATATTGCCAATGCCCTGGCCGGCGCGTCAGTGGGTTGTGCCATGGGATTGTCGGGCGATGACATCGTTTCAGGATTACAAAAGTTTCGCCCCGCTCCGATGCGGTCGGAGATTCGCAGGTGGGGTGGAGTGCTGTATCTCTATGATTGTTATAACGCCAACCCTGCTTCAGTCAAAGCCGCGTTGGAATCGCTTGTTGAGCTGAATGGCGCCCGAAGGACGATCGCCGTATTGGGTGACATGCTTGAGTTGGGGCCTAAAGAGGCGCAGTTTCATCGGGAAATAGGACGCCATGCTGCCAAGCACCATGTCACCCATTTAATTGCTTGTGGTGTGTTTGGACACAACATGTCCGAAGGTGCTCAAAAAGTACACGGACCCACACAGGTGTCCGTGGTGAAAGATGCCAAGGAAGCCGGAGCCTTGCTGAAAACCATTGTGAAGCGTGGGGATGCTGTGCTCATTAAGGCTTCCCGTGGAGCAAAAATGGAACGAGTGCTCGACGCCGTCCGCCCCGGGTCCTAGGCTGCATGAATCGGGCTGGATACCAGGGCCATAAGGAGTCCTCGAGAGTGAAACGTCTAACCGTGATGAATGAGCAACAATATCTGGGCGAGGCTTTTTTCCCTCTACCCGAAGAAAGTACATCCTAATGCTGTATCTCTGGCTTTATCCCCTTCATACCGAATTTGCCATCTTCAATGTCTTTCGGTATCTCAGTTTCCGCATTATTTATGCCGCAGTGACCGCTTTTTTGATTGTATTTTTCCTGGCCCCTCCCATGATCAAAAAATTGCAGACCTTGAAACTCGGGCAAAAAATTCGAACTGATGGCCCGCAATCCCATCTGGGAAAATCCGGTACCCCTACGATGGGAGGATTGCTCATCATCTTTTCGGTATTGCTCTCAACGGTGTTGTGGGCGGATATCTCCAATTTCTATGTCTGGTTGGTCCTCTTATCGCTTGTGGGTTTCGGGATGATCGGATTTGTGGATGATTACATTAAAATTTTACGTGGCCAATCCAAGGGATTGACGGCTACGCAAAAAATCGTTGGACAGTTAGGAGTGGCGTTGGGCATTGGGCTCTTTTTTTATCTTTCTCCTGGATATTCCACGGAACTGAGTGTGCCGTTCTTTAAAAACTTTACTCCCGATTTAGGAGTCTTCTACATCCCATTTGCCGTTCTGGTCATTGTGGGGTGTTCCAATGCGGTGAATCTCACTGACGGGCTGGATGGGTTGGCCGTCGGACCGGTCATTATTTCAGCGATGGCCTATTCGGTGGTAGCCTGGGCGGTCGGAAATAAATTGGTCTCCGGGTACCTGCTCGTTCCTCATATTGAAGGAGCCGGGGAATTGGCCATCCTGACGGCCTCCATTGTTGGGGCGGGATTGGGTTTTCTCTGGTTTAACACATATCCCGCGTCGGTCTTCATGGGCGATGTGGGATCCTTACCTCTGGGTGCGGCCTTAGGGACGGTGGCAGTGGTGTGCAAACATGAATTGTTATTAATCCTGGTTGGCGGAGTTTTTGTGATGGAAGCGGTGTCCGTGATTTTTCAAGTGGCATCGTTTAAGTCCAGGGGAAAGCGAATTTTCCTTATGGCGCCATTGCATCATCATTTCGAACTGAAGGGCTGGGAAGAGCCAAAAGTGGTTGTGCGTTTATGGATTATTGCGATCATTTTGGGCCTCCTAAGTATTAGCACATTGAAATTACGCTAAGCAGAGGATCTTTGTGGAACCCTGTGGAGCCATGGAAGCCGTGAATGTCACTCCCGTGTTTCCCATTACGAGTTGGCCAAACAAGCGTGTCACAGTGTTTGGCCTCGGACGAAGCGGCAGGGCGGCTGCCGATCTCCTTTTGGACATTGGCGCGGTGGTGACGATCGTCGAGGAACACACAAGTCAGGATGTTGAGATCGCGTCCGCCGCGTATCGTCTTCGAGGCGTACGAGTGTTAGGAGGGAATGACGTTGCCGACGGGTTGAGAGACCTCGAACTCCTGGTCGTCAGTCCGGGGGTCCCCAAGGACCATCCTCTTCTCCAGGAGACTGTCCAACGTGGCATTCCGGTTATTGGGGAAATTGAGTTAGCCGGATGGTTTCTTCGGGCTCCGATCATTGCGGTGACCGGAACCAACGGGAAAAGTACCACGGTACGCCTCATTGGATCGATCCTGCAACATTGTGGAAAGCGGGCATTTGTGGGCGGCAATCTGGGTATTCCATTATGTGAGGCGGTGCGCAAGCAAACGGATCCGTCTCCTGGGCCGGACTATGAGTATATTGTCGCAGAAGTCTCGAGCTTCCAATTAGAAACGATCCACCTGTTTAAGCCCTGGGTTGCCGCATTGTTAAATGTGACGCCGGATCATTTGGATCGACATCCCACTCAAGAAGACTATAGGGCCGCCAAGCAGCGTATCTTTGAAAATCAGACGATTCAGGATTGGGCGCTCATTAATGTGGACGATCCTGTGGTGAGAACCCTGGCCTTGTCGGCACGGGCAGGGGTCTGTGAATTCAGTCTTACCAAAAAAGTGAATCAGGGGGTGTATCTCGAAGCAGGCGAGATGAGAGCACGGATGCACGGGAAGGATTTTTTCATCGCTTCACGTGATGCCCTCCCGATGCGCGGAGACCATAACGTGGCAAATGCGATGGCGGCAATGTGTGTCGGATTGCTCTGTGGATGTTCAGCGGAGGATATGGTTCGTGCGCTTCAAGGCACGCCGACCTTTGAACATGCCTTAGAGGTGGTTCGGGAGTGGAAGGGCATCACATTTGTCAATGATTCGAAAGGTACGAATGTGGACGCCACCCTCAAAGCCTTACAGAGCTTTCATGAACCCTTGGTTTTGATTCTTGGTGGAAAAGACAAAGGCGGTGATTTTTCGCAGTTGGTTGACAGTATTAAACGACAGGTCAAGGGCGTCGTGGTGATCGGAGAAGCGACTCAGAAAATTCTCCAGGCCCTGGATCAGATCAAACCGGTGACCCTCGCAACCAGCTTGACGGATGCGGTGTCCCAGGCCGTGACATTCGCGTCCAGCGGGGATGTGGTGTTGTTTTCCCCGGCGTGCGCCAGTTTCGATATGTTTCGGAATTATCATCATCGCGGACTTGAATTTAAGCGGGTTGTCGGAGAACTCCACTAAATGGGTATTCCAGCTATCTTGCGGCGTAAAAACTCCCATGTGGAGTCGCGGGCATGGGCGGATCTGTTCCCTGGGAATCAGGGCATCGGTTCCAAGCGGATCGATCCTCTGATCGTGGGAATCACCCTGGCACTGTCCCTTGGGGGATTGGTCATGGTGTTTAGTGCCAGTGGGGTTATGGCGGAAAATAAATTTACCAATGCCACCTATTACCTCCAACGACAAATCGTATGGATGCTGCTGGGATTTGGCGTCCTGTTGGTCGGGTCATTCATCGACTATCGCCAATGGAAGCAATGGATTCCCATGGTTGTCGGAGGATGTATCGTTGGATTACTGCTGGTCCTGGCTGTGGGCCCTCAAATCAATGGTGCTCGACGATGGCTCGCACTTGGATTTTTTTCCATTCAACCCACGGAAATGGCCAAACTGGCTGTTGTGCTGTACCTCGCGGCGTTTCTCTCCAATCCACAACGACGAGTCACTGATTGGAAACGAGGGTTTCTTCCCCCTGTGGCGATGGTGGGCATCATGTGTGGGCTCATTGTCGTGGAGCCGGATTTAGGAAGTACCGTCGTCATCAGCCTGGTGTTCGTCGGCATGATGTATCTGGCCGGAGCGAGAGTGCGGCACTTGTCCTATTTAGGCGGGCCGCTGATTATGGGTGTGGGTGCTCTCATTTGGATGAGTCCTGAACGATGGGAACGGATGACGACATTTATGAATCCGTTCGCGGACCGACAAGGTGCAGGCTATCAACTTGTCCAGTCCATCCTGGCCTTGGAAAATGGTGGATTATTTGGTGTCGGTCTTGGGCAGGGCAAGCAAAAGCTGATGTTTCTTCCGGAGGGCCATACCGATTTCGTGTTGGCCTTGGTGGGAGAAGAGCTGGGCCTCATTGGAACCTGCGGGTTGTTGGCCCTGTTTGCCATTTTGGTGTGTAAGGGATTTCGAGTTGCGGCCTTGGCACCTGATTTATTTGGGCGATATCTCGCTTTGGGAATTACCATGCTCCTGGGTGTTCAGGCCCTGATCAATGCAGGCGTTGTGAGTGGGCTGTTGCCGACAAAAGGCTTAACGCTTCCCTTGGTCAGTTACGGAGGGTCGTCGCTTCTGGTCACCATGTTAGCTCTCGGAATTTTGCTGAGTGTGGCTCGACAGGGACGAGCCGGCCCTTAAGTGAAGAGAATGGTGTAATGCGGGTCGTCATTGCTGCGGGTGGGACGGGAGGTCATATGTTTCCGGCTATCGCGTATGCCAAGGAATTTCAACAGCATGACCCTGGAGGGAGCATTGTGTTTATCGGGACGGGGAAGTCGTTAGAGGGAGAAATTCTGGGGAAAGAAGGGTTTGGGTTTGAACCGATCACGGTTGAAGGTTTTGTGGGCCGAGGGCTGGTTGGCATGGTGCGTTCCCTCATGCTGCTCCCGAAGTCGTTGTGGCGTGCGACCCAGATTCTCCGCGGTCACCGAGCCGATCTGGTCATTGGGACGGGTGGGTATTTTAGTCCTCCCGTGGTCGTGGCGGCCTGGTTGTTGAATATTCCCAGAGTCTTGTTGGAACCGAATGCCATGCCGGGATTGGCCAATCGGGTGTTGGGTCCATTGGCCGACAGAGTCTTTCTAGCCTTTGAGAGTGCAAAACCGTTCTTTTCCTCATCGAAAGTCAAGGTGATTGGCACACCCATTCGAAAGGCTTTTGCCTTGGAACGTCCTCCGGTTCCTCCGCAGAAGATCTCACATCTATTGATCTTTGGCGGGAGCCAAGGGGCTCGGGCGATTAATTCGGCCATGTTGAAGGCTGTGGAGATTTCATCGGGGCTGCGGGAGCAGGTAACTATCACCCATCAAACCGGAGCGGACGATTTCGAACGGGTCAAGGCCGGCTATGCACAAATGGGCGTTCAAGCAGATGTCCGCCCCTTTCTC
This region includes:
- the ftsW gene encoding putative lipid II flippase FtsW, whose translation is MGIPAILRRKNSHVESRAWADLFPGNQGIGSKRIDPLIVGITLALSLGGLVMVFSASGVMAENKFTNATYYLQRQIVWMLLGFGVLLVGSFIDYRQWKQWIPMVVGGCIVGLLLVLAVGPQINGARRWLALGFFSIQPTEMAKLAVVLYLAAFLSNPQRRVTDWKRGFLPPVAMVGIMCGLIVVEPDLGSTVVISLVFVGMMYLAGARVRHLSYLGGPLIMGVGALIWMSPERWERMTTFMNPFADRQGAGYQLVQSILALENGGLFGVGLGQGKQKLMFLPEGHTDFVLALVGEELGLIGTCGLLALFAILVCKGFRVAALAPDLFGRYLALGITMLLGVQALINAGVVSGLLPTKGLTLPLVSYGGSSLLVTMLALGILLSVARQGRAGP
- the murG gene encoding undecaprenyldiphospho-muramoylpentapeptide beta-N-acetylglucosaminyltransferase, whose product is MRVVIAAGGTGGHMFPAIAYAKEFQQHDPGGSIVFIGTGKSLEGEILGKEGFGFEPITVEGFVGRGLVGMVRSLMLLPKSLWRATQILRGHRADLVIGTGGYFSPPVVVAAWLLNIPRVLLEPNAMPGLANRVLGPLADRVFLAFESAKPFFSSSKVKVIGTPIRKAFALERPPVPPQKISHLLIFGGSQGARAINSAMLKAVEISSGLREQVTITHQTGADDFERVKAGYAQMGVQADVRPFLFDMPHELAKADLIVCRAGASTLAELSAYGKVGILIPFPQATHNHQEMNARSMEAAGAARVLLQSDLTGQRLAEEIERLMLDIPHLQEMAGQSWILRKVNATEQMVNECLSLVGHPVAS
- the murD gene encoding UDP-N-acetylmuramoyl-L-alanine--D-glutamate ligase, giving the protein MEPCGAMEAVNVTPVFPITSWPNKRVTVFGLGRSGRAAADLLLDIGAVVTIVEEHTSQDVEIASAAYRLRGVRVLGGNDVADGLRDLELLVVSPGVPKDHPLLQETVQRGIPVIGEIELAGWFLRAPIIAVTGTNGKSTTVRLIGSILQHCGKRAFVGGNLGIPLCEAVRKQTDPSPGPDYEYIVAEVSSFQLETIHLFKPWVAALLNVTPDHLDRHPTQEDYRAAKQRIFENQTIQDWALINVDDPVVRTLALSARAGVCEFSLTKKVNQGVYLEAGEMRARMHGKDFFIASRDALPMRGDHNVANAMAAMCVGLLCGCSAEDMVRALQGTPTFEHALEVVREWKGITFVNDSKGTNVDATLKALQSFHEPLVLILGGKDKGGDFSQLVDSIKRQVKGVVVIGEATQKILQALDQIKPVTLATSLTDAVSQAVTFASSGDVVLFSPACASFDMFRNYHHRGLEFKRVVGELH